The region TAAGCCCTAGTTTATAAAGTTGGAATAATAAAAGACTAGGGTGTTTAGATCTTAAATTATAAACAATTATAGGTTTAAATAAAATAAATATTTTATTTATTAAATAATGAGCAAATGACAGTTTTTTCCACCATTTTAAAATTTTTATCTTTTCAATAATTTCTTTTTGTTGCTTGTAATTAGAAAGGTTTTTTAGCCCTGTTTCACAGTCATAAAGAAAATCATTTGCGTTTTTTAAACCTGTATGATATAAGGGATTATTAATATATCTAAATTCCATCGGACTTTTTATTTGAAATAAAACATCTTCATATCCATATGTTTTGATTTTTTCATCAAATGACACATGTTTAAATGCAGTTTTTTTAATTAAGAAGTGATGAGATGAGAAGTTTTTTTCTTTGCTCCTTGATTCTATTTTTCTTCCATATTTTTCATGAAGAATGGTTTTAGGATTATTATGTTTTTTATATACTGTTTTACCATAAAAGATTTGCTTTTTT is a window of Flavobacteriales bacterium TMED191 DNA encoding:
- a CDS encoding glycosyltransferase, with amino-acid sequence MFLKNKMNLSILIPCYNWDVYQLILDISIQCQKEYNSSLYEIICIEDGSVNLFENKKISNLKKVKYEILSNNIGRSAIRNLLAKKAKFEWLLFIDCDSEILTKDFVKKYKIQSKTNQKKQIFYGKTVYKKHNNPKTILHEKYGRKIESRSKEKNFSSHHFLIKKTAFKHVSFDEKIKTYGYEDVLFQIKSPMEFRYINNPLYHTGLKNANDFLYDCETGLKNLSNYKQQKEIIEKIKILKWWKKLSFAHYLINKIFILFKPIIVYNLRSKHPSLLLFQLYKLGLIINLDLDTFKN